A single window of Fibrobacter sp. UWH6 DNA harbors:
- a CDS encoding HD domain-containing phosphohydrolase, whose translation MIIGYLITMCVLAAINNVLHFRNYGRNTHLYSLLFFALFICCAGHLLLALSQTADGAIMAVKMSYAGSAFLPFFLFCAILQVCHVRFQQAYQLVLFLLSFAIFGMVCTIGYSDLYYKDFAYAVASGVGNYVVQNYGWGHDLFNVMLLVYLVANVSIIVHTFFKKKNVSYKSLFALALIETSTIASFLLARFMENDMLIMPAVYVFDQFLLLYICERVKHYDISESVLRSLEAGNANGYASISTSEKFLGGNEIAYNHFPELLECRVDHTLPNKPGVVQFFKEWANEIRQGNVIHEKEFETGDRHFKCTVKKSGNSDRDYATLFKIEEDTEYHRYVQMLGSDNNRLQQLAKSNASQIHAIQEQMIVNMASMVESRDSNTGGHIKRTSKVVAILTEEMQRDPSFNLPKKFYEALIVAAPMHDIGKIAIDDMILRKPGKFTDEEYNIMKSHAAKGAVIVENLLSSIEDPYLVQIARNVAHYHHERFDGSGYPHGLAGELIPFEARIMAVADVYDALVSRRCYKERMSFSNANEIIMGSMGTHFDPRLKQSFVNGREKLEAYYRQVTH comes from the coding sequence ATGATTATTGGGTATTTAATAACAATGTGCGTTCTGGCAGCCATCAACAACGTGCTGCATTTCCGTAACTACGGAAGAAACACGCATCTTTATTCGCTGTTATTCTTCGCTCTATTCATCTGCTGCGCGGGACATTTGCTCCTGGCTTTGTCTCAGACGGCCGACGGCGCCATTATGGCCGTCAAGATGAGCTATGCAGGTTCTGCATTCCTCCCCTTCTTCTTGTTCTGCGCCATCTTGCAGGTGTGCCATGTCCGTTTCCAGCAGGCTTATCAGCTGGTACTGTTCCTGCTCAGTTTTGCCATCTTCGGCATGGTCTGCACCATCGGCTACAGCGACCTCTATTATAAGGATTTTGCCTATGCAGTCGCCAGCGGTGTGGGTAACTATGTAGTACAGAACTACGGCTGGGGTCATGACCTGTTCAACGTCATGCTCCTTGTCTACCTGGTCGCAAACGTAAGCATTATCGTCCACACCTTCTTCAAGAAGAAGAACGTCTCTTACAAGAGCCTGTTCGCCCTGGCCCTGATCGAAACTTCCACTATCGCTTCTTTCCTGTTGGCCCGCTTCATGGAAAACGATATGCTGATCATGCCGGCGGTCTATGTATTCGACCAGTTCCTGTTACTGTATATCTGCGAACGTGTCAAACACTATGACATCAGCGAAAGCGTACTCCGTTCCCTGGAAGCAGGTAACGCCAACGGCTACGCTTCCATTTCTACCAGCGAAAAATTCCTGGGCGGAAACGAGATCGCCTACAACCATTTCCCCGAATTGCTGGAATGCCGTGTAGACCATACCTTGCCTAACAAACCCGGTGTCGTGCAGTTCTTTAAGGAATGGGCAAACGAAATTCGCCAGGGTAACGTCATCCACGAAAAGGAATTCGAGACCGGCGACCGGCACTTCAAGTGCACCGTCAAGAAGTCCGGCAATTCCGACAGGGATTACGCAACTTTATTCAAAATCGAAGAAGATACGGAATACCACCGCTACGTGCAGATGCTGGGTAGCGACAACAACCGTCTGCAGCAGTTGGCCAAGAGCAACGCCTCCCAGATTCACGCCATCCAGGAACAGATGATCGTGAACATGGCCAGCATGGTCGAAAGCCGCGACTCCAATACCGGCGGCCATATCAAGCGTACCAGCAAGGTTGTGGCCATCCTGACCGAAGAGATGCAGCGAGACCCCAGTTTCAACTTGCCCAAGAAATTCTATGAGGCTCTGATCGTTGCCGCCCCTATGCATGACATCGGTAAGATCGCCATCGACGACATGATCTTGCGCAAGCCGGGCAAGTTCACCGACGAAGAATACAACATCATGAAGTCCCATGCCGCCAAGGGCGCCGTCATCGTAGAGAACCTGCTTTCTTCTATCGAAGACCCGTACCTGGTGCAGATTGCCCGTAACGTGGCCCACTACCACCATGAACGTTTCGACGGAAGTGGCTACCCCCATGGACTGGCCGGGGAACTGATCCCCTTCGAAGCCCGCATCATGGCCGTGGCCGACGTTTACGACGCCCTGGTCAGTCGCCGTTGCTACAAGGAACGCATGTCTTTCTCCAATGCAAACGAGATTATCATGGGTTCCATGGGTACGCATTTTGACCCCCGCCTCAAGCAAAGCTTCGTGAACGGCCGCGAAAAGCTGGAAGCTTATTACCGCCAGGTGACCCACTAA